The nucleotide window AATTTTTCATTTCGATACACTCCTCGTAATCACCCTTCCTATTGTAGTTTGAGAAAACATGGATTTGAGGGGAGCATTCTAGTTAGACTTATTCATTTTTATCATTTTCCCCTAAATATTATTTCTGTGTTCAATGTTAATTGAGGGAAAGTAGGAGATTTAATTGTTTCATTTTTTCTAAATTGTCTCGGTTGATAATCCCCGTTTTCAAAGGTATAAATCGTTAAAGTTGGCTGTTTTGGATAACCAATAAATTTTCTTCCCCCTAATCCCAAATAATCAACAATCCAATATTCACTGATGCCCAGAGTTTCATAAACATCTAATTTTAGGGCATAATCATCACTCCAATTACTACTAACGACTTCAATTACTAATTTAATAGATTGACACAAAATAATAGTAGATTCTCTTTCCCATCTTGGTTCATTTTCCAAATTTTCTCGGTTTAAAATAATTACATCTGGCTCATATCCTGATAAATCATCCGTTTTGATAATACAGTCTTTAGGAATAAAATAAGGTAAGCCTAATCGTTTAATTTCAAAACTAAGTTCAGTCATTAAAAACCCTGCAATTTGAGAATATTTTCCTCTCTGTTTTGGCATTTTTGTAATGACTCCATTGTGTAATTCATAGTGAAAGTCAGAGTTTTCTGGATACCAGTTAATAAACTCATCAAAGTCAATTAAATTATTTCCTAAGACAGATTGAATTATCATCAATATAAAAAACCTCAAGATTAGGAAGCTTAATAAGGGATAATAACCTCTTCATAACGCAGAAGATGGAAACAAAGGAAAATCTTTGGGATTTTTTTCCTTTTTGAAAAGGTGTTCCTCCAAATTACTCAATTATCCATTGATAATAGTGCCTATTTTACATTAACCGCTACAATAGACAATAAATAAAGTTTGCGGTCTTTGGGATATGAAACGCATCGTCTTAATCGCCGGATTTGAATCCTTTAACGCTGACTTGTACCGAAAAGCCGCCGAGTTGGCTACTTCTCGCTGTCCGGAATTAGACATACAAGTCTTTAGCGATCGCGCCCTCACAGAACAGCCAGAAACGGTAGAAACTGCCCTCAAAAATGCTCAAGTTTTCTTTGCGAGTCTGATCTTTGATTACGATCAGGTGATCTGGTTGCGTCAACGAGTACAACAGATTCCCATTCGCCTCGTCTTTGAATCTGCCCTAGAATTAATGAGTTTAACTCAATTAGGCAAATTTGCGATCGGTGATAAACCAAAAGGAATGCCGAAACCAATTCAATTTATCCTCAGTAAATTTTCCAGTGGCAAAGAAGAAGATAAATTAGCCGGATACATAAGTTTTCTCAAAACTGGGCCAAAACTCCTCAAATTTATTCCCGCCCAAAAAGTCCAAGATTTACGCAACTGGTTAATTATTTATGGGTATTGGAATGCTGGCGGAACGGAAAATGTCTCCGCTATGTTTTGGACAATTGCGGAAAAATATTTAGATTTAAAAATAGGAGAAATTCCTCCCGTTCTTGAAACTCCTAACATGGGATTACTGCATCCCGACTCTTCAGACTATTTTACCTCACCCCAACAATATTTAACTTGGTATCAAAAACATTCCTCTTTAAAAATTGGTCAATCTCCT belongs to Gloeothece citriformis PCC 7424 and includes:
- a CDS encoding Uma2 family endonuclease; amino-acid sequence: MIIQSVLGNNLIDFDEFINWYPENSDFHYELHNGVITKMPKQRGKYSQIAGFLMTELSFEIKRLGLPYFIPKDCIIKTDDLSGYEPDVIILNRENLENEPRWERESTIILCQSIKLVIEVVSSNWSDDYALKLDVYETLGISEYWIVDYLGLGGRKFIGYPKQPTLTIYTFENGDYQPRQFRKNETIKSPTFPQLTLNTEIIFRGK